Proteins encoded within one genomic window of Nordella sp. HKS 07:
- a CDS encoding bifunctional aspartate transaminase/aspartate 4-decarboxylase, whose protein sequence is MKTIDYREYEKMSPFEIKDGLIKLAKRSAQKSAHALLNAGRGNPNWIATTPREGFFLFGQFALTECRRTMDNPKAGLAGMPQMNGIAARLEDWLAKHSEMPGAGFLSKMVDHGVKSFGFDADAFVFELTDSIIGDNYPVPDRMLIHAEQVAHRYLMWAMAGDKPPAGKFDLYAVEGGTAAMCYIFKSLMANRILKKGDTIAMGTPIFTPYVEIAELEDYALHAVHIKATQEHRFQYSDEEIKKLEDPKIKAFFIVNPGNPTSMAVDAATLKKLVDLVKKKRPDLILLTDDVYGTFVPNFRSLMAELPYNTIGVYSYSKYFGCTGWRLGVIAIHERNILDDMIAKLPPKELEALDKRYIAITLEPRKLKMIDRIVADSRDVALNHTAGLSLPQQVMMTMFSLSELMDTEKLYQKACIEICKRRVDSLLEGLPLDVQPNPNFAYYYGTLDFEFWLRKYQGEEMVKWLKKNVHPLDLVYKLAEDHSIVLLNGGGFQAPNWSVRVSFANLPDDVYDDIGRSVRAVARGYVDAFKASQKK, encoded by the coding sequence ATGAAGACGATCGATTACCGCGAATATGAGAAAATGAGCCCGTTCGAGATCAAGGACGGGTTGATCAAGCTTGCGAAGCGCAGCGCGCAGAAATCCGCCCACGCCCTGCTGAATGCCGGCCGCGGCAATCCCAACTGGATCGCGACGACCCCGCGCGAGGGCTTCTTTCTGTTCGGTCAGTTCGCGCTGACCGAATGCCGGCGGACGATGGATAATCCGAAAGCCGGGCTCGCGGGAATGCCGCAAATGAATGGTATTGCCGCGCGTCTCGAAGACTGGCTGGCCAAGCATTCGGAAATGCCGGGAGCCGGCTTCCTGTCCAAGATGGTGGACCATGGCGTGAAATCCTTCGGCTTCGATGCCGACGCTTTCGTCTTCGAACTGACGGATTCGATTATTGGCGACAATTATCCAGTTCCCGATCGCATGCTCATACATGCGGAGCAGGTCGCTCATCGCTACTTGATGTGGGCCATGGCCGGCGACAAGCCACCGGCGGGCAAGTTCGATCTCTATGCCGTCGAAGGCGGCACCGCCGCCATGTGCTATATCTTCAAGTCGCTGATGGCGAACCGTATCCTGAAGAAGGGCGACACCATTGCGATGGGCACCCCGATCTTCACGCCCTATGTCGAGATAGCCGAGCTCGAGGATTACGCCCTCCACGCCGTTCACATCAAGGCGACACAGGAGCATCGTTTCCAATATTCAGATGAGGAAATCAAGAAGCTCGAGGACCCGAAGATCAAGGCATTTTTTATCGTCAATCCGGGGAATCCGACCTCGATGGCGGTCGATGCTGCGACACTCAAGAAGCTGGTCGACCTGGTGAAGAAGAAGCGCCCGGATCTGATCCTTCTCACCGACGACGTGTATGGCACCTTTGTTCCGAATTTCCGTTCGTTAATGGCGGAACTGCCTTACAATACTATCGGCGTCTACTCCTATTCGAAATACTTTGGCTGCACCGGCTGGCGTCTTGGCGTCATTGCGATTCATGAGCGAAATATCCTTGACGACATGATCGCCAAGCTTCCGCCCAAGGAGCTGGAAGCACTCGATAAGCGCTACATCGCGATAACGCTCGAGCCGCGCAAGCTCAAGATGATCGACCGGATCGTGGCCGACAGCCGCGACGTGGCACTCAACCACACGGCCGGCCTTTCATTGCCGCAGCAGGTGATGATGACCATGTTCTCGCTCAGCGAACTCATGGATACGGAGAAACTGTACCAGAAAGCTTGCATCGAGATCTGCAAGCGTCGTGTCGATAGTCTGCTCGAGGGGCTGCCGCTCGATGTCCAGCCGAACCCCAACTTCGCCTACTATTATGGAACCTTGGACTTTGAATTCTGGCTGCGCAAATACCAGGGCGAGGAAATGGTCAAGTGGCTCAAGAAAAATGTCCATCCGCTCGATCTCGTCTATAAGTTGGCAGAGGACCATTCGATCGTATTGCTCAATGGTGGCGGCTTCCAGGCGCCAAACTGGAGCGTGCGTGTTTCTTTCGCAAATCTCCCGGATGACGTCTACGATGACATAGGGCGTTCCGTGCGTGCGGTGGCGCGCGGTTATGTCGATGCGTTCAAAGCGTCGCAGAAGAAGTAA
- the aspT gene encoding aspartate-alanine antiporter, translating into MVDWFVSTLRSYPEIAIFLSLGLGYYFGAFNYKGLGLGAVTATLIAAIIIGQLGITISPPLKATVFLMFLFAVGYSVGPQFVRGIAKDGVPQALFAAVVAVCCLAAPFLAAKFAGYDVGSAAGLYAGSQTISASMGLATDAINRLGLSPEETKRLLDAMPVAYAVTYIFGTVGSAILLALIGPALLGIDLEAECKRYEEESGGKKLQGGAGTAWHHYELRAFRVRQGGKVVGLTAREAEALVPGERVFVERLKRDGKILDATEDTRIQAGDVVAVAGRREVLVQLIGEGAEEVDDRELLAVPVEGVDVLVTSKEADGKTLAELAQWPTARGVFLRRIARGATATDIPILPNTQIHRGDILTLVGRTQDTTAAAKALGVPDRPSDVADVAFIGGAIAIGALIGAFVYKVGDVPLTLSTSGGALIAGLFFGWLRSVHPTFGRIPSSTVWFMNSVGLNMFIAIVGISSGPGFVAGLQQLGFSLFLWGIFATSVPLILAMYIGKYIFKFHPAILLGCCAGARTTTAALGMINDRAKSQIPGLGYTVTYAVGNTLLTIWGMVMVILLT; encoded by the coding sequence ATGGTTGACTGGTTTGTGAGCACGCTCCGCAGCTATCCGGAGATCGCAATCTTTCTCTCTTTGGGCCTTGGCTACTATTTCGGCGCCTTCAACTACAAGGGGCTCGGCCTCGGCGCGGTGACGGCCACACTCATCGCAGCCATCATCATCGGACAGCTTGGCATCACCATTTCGCCTCCCCTCAAGGCGACGGTCTTCCTGATGTTTCTTTTTGCGGTGGGTTATTCGGTGGGACCGCAATTCGTGCGAGGCATCGCCAAGGACGGCGTACCGCAAGCACTATTCGCGGCAGTCGTTGCCGTCTGTTGCCTGGCCGCACCATTTTTGGCCGCGAAATTCGCCGGCTATGACGTCGGCTCGGCAGCCGGATTATATGCGGGGTCGCAGACCATTTCGGCCTCAATGGGGTTGGCGACGGATGCGATCAATCGCCTGGGTCTGTCTCCTGAGGAAACCAAGCGTCTGCTCGACGCAATGCCGGTGGCCTATGCCGTCACTTATATTTTCGGCACCGTGGGTTCCGCCATCCTCTTGGCGCTGATCGGCCCCGCCTTGCTGGGCATCGACCTCGAGGCGGAATGCAAGCGCTATGAAGAGGAGAGTGGCGGCAAGAAGCTGCAGGGTGGCGCCGGCACAGCCTGGCACCATTACGAGCTGCGGGCTTTCCGCGTCAGGCAGGGCGGGAAGGTCGTCGGCCTCACCGCACGCGAGGCTGAGGCACTCGTCCCGGGTGAGCGCGTCTTCGTCGAGCGCCTCAAGCGGGACGGAAAGATCCTGGACGCGACAGAGGATACCCGCATTCAGGCGGGCGATGTCGTCGCTGTCGCCGGCCGTCGGGAGGTTCTGGTGCAGCTGATCGGCGAGGGAGCCGAGGAAGTTGACGATCGCGAATTGCTGGCAGTGCCGGTGGAAGGCGTGGACGTGTTGGTTACGAGCAAGGAGGCCGACGGCAAGACGCTGGCTGAACTGGCGCAGTGGCCAACGGCGCGCGGCGTGTTTCTGCGCAGAATCGCGCGTGGCGCCACCGCCACCGATATTCCTATACTGCCGAACACGCAGATTCATCGCGGCGACATCCTCACTCTCGTAGGGCGTACTCAGGACACGACGGCGGCAGCCAAGGCCCTGGGCGTCCCGGACCGGCCAAGCGATGTTGCTGACGTTGCCTTCATCGGTGGCGCGATCGCGATCGGCGCTCTGATTGGAGCGTTTGTTTATAAGGTCGGTGATGTACCGTTGACGCTGTCAACATCAGGTGGCGCGCTGATCGCCGGGCTTTTCTTCGGCTGGCTGAGATCGGTGCATCCGACCTTCGGTCGGATTCCGTCGTCGACGGTGTGGTTCATGAATTCCGTCGGCCTGAACATGTTTATCGCAATCGTTGGTATTTCATCGGGGCCGGGTTTTGTTGCCGGACTGCAGCAACTGGGCTTCAGCCTGTTCTTATGGGGTATTTTTGCCACGAGCGTGCCGCTGATTCTCGCGATGTATATTGGAAAATACATATTCAAGTTCCACCCCGCCATTCTGCTGGGATGCTGCGCGGGCGCCCGCACGACAACCGCAGCACTTGGCATGATCAACGACCGCGCCAAGAGCCAGATCCCCGGGCTCGGCTATACGGTCACCTATGCGGTCGGGAACACGCTGTTGACGATTTGGGGAATGGTCATGGTCATTCTGTTGACCTAG
- a CDS encoding site-specific integrase produces MAKRVYDKMLDSRAAREKLPVRGKPYYRSLGQGLHLGYRKNQSGGRWVARLYVGSGDYRVETIADADDRLNANGSTVLDFWQAQKKAHDLHKQLAGPAEKVSAVYTVEQAVDDYLIWMADARKSAQDARYKANASIIPVLGSKDVSKLKASELRHWLRNEAKTATRLRTRKGQPQKYAELTDDPESIRQRRATANRILTVLKAALNHAWREGKVTSDAEWRRVLPYAGVDGARVRYLTIAEAKRLVNAAEPAFRKMVQAALKTGCRYGELAALKVADFNPDVGTVTIRDSKSGKARHVILTEEGGEFFRAVTLGKAGDEIIFTHNGGPWRHAHQSRPMAAACKAGSISPSIGFHGLRHTWASLSVMAGVPLMVVAKNLGHSDTRMVEKHYGHLAPSFVADQIRAGAPRFGTVEETNVTPIGGAK; encoded by the coding sequence GTGGCGAAGCGGGTTTACGACAAGATGTTGGACAGCAGGGCGGCGCGGGAGAAGCTGCCAGTTAGGGGCAAGCCATATTATCGCTCGCTCGGGCAAGGCCTTCACCTGGGGTATCGCAAGAACCAGAGCGGCGGGCGATGGGTGGCGCGCCTCTATGTCGGGTCCGGCGACTATCGGGTCGAGACTATCGCCGATGCCGACGACCGCCTCAATGCCAACGGCTCGACTGTGCTCGATTTTTGGCAGGCGCAGAAGAAGGCGCACGACCTTCACAAACAGTTGGCTGGTCCCGCCGAAAAGGTGTCCGCGGTCTATACCGTCGAGCAGGCGGTCGACGACTATCTGATCTGGATGGCGGATGCCCGCAAGTCGGCCCAGGACGCGAGGTACAAGGCAAATGCGTCGATCATCCCCGTTCTCGGCAGCAAGGACGTCTCGAAGCTCAAGGCCAGTGAGTTGCGCCACTGGCTACGCAACGAGGCGAAGACAGCGACACGCCTGCGGACCCGGAAGGGCCAGCCCCAGAAATATGCCGAGCTCACCGATGATCCCGAGAGCATCAGGCAGCGGCGAGCGACAGCTAATCGCATTCTGACAGTCCTGAAGGCCGCGTTGAATCACGCTTGGCGCGAAGGCAAGGTCACGTCGGATGCCGAATGGCGGCGAGTCCTGCCCTATGCTGGCGTCGATGGGGCCCGCGTGCGCTATCTCACCATCGCCGAGGCGAAGCGGCTGGTGAACGCTGCGGAGCCAGCTTTCCGCAAGATGGTACAGGCTGCGCTCAAGACTGGATGCCGCTATGGCGAGTTGGCGGCGCTCAAGGTGGCCGACTTCAATCCCGATGTCGGCACCGTCACGATCCGCGATAGCAAGTCCGGCAAGGCGCGCCACGTCATCCTGACTGAGGAAGGCGGCGAGTTTTTCAGGGCCGTCACTCTGGGCAAAGCGGGCGATGAGATCATCTTCACGCACAATGGCGGTCCCTGGCGTCATGCCCATCAGAGCCGTCCGATGGCGGCCGCCTGCAAGGCTGGTAGCATCAGCCCGTCGATCGGTTTCCATGGATTGCGGCACACATGGGCGAGCTTGAGCGTCATGGCCGGCGTCCCATTGATGGTCGTCGCCAAGAACCTTGGGCATTCCGATACGCGCATGGTCGAAAAGCACTATGGGCATTTGGCCCCGTCCTTCGTGGCCGACCAGATCAGGGCAGGCGCGCCCCGGTTTGGCACGGTTGAAGAGACGAATGTCACGCCGATAGGCGGCGCCAAATGA
- a CDS encoding transcriptional regulator: protein MDFQALAFTINEWCTARRFSRGMFYNLQKAGKGPRVHKVGDRTLISIEADREWLKQREAEAEAEIAAKAPKNAAKASAIAAAKASKARGAS from the coding sequence ATGGACTTTCAAGCTCTCGCCTTCACGATCAACGAATGGTGCACGGCTCGCCGGTTTTCGCGGGGCATGTTCTATAACTTGCAGAAAGCCGGCAAGGGACCGCGCGTCCACAAGGTCGGCGACCGCACGTTGATCTCCATCGAGGCCGATCGTGAATGGCTCAAGCAGCGGGAGGCCGAAGCCGAGGCCGAGATCGCTGCCAAGGCCCCGAAGAACGCCGCCAAAGCCTCTGCCATAGCCGCCGCCAAGGCGTCGAAAGCGCGCGGAGCTTCGTGA
- a CDS encoding DEAD/DEAH box helicase, with protein sequence MTINLRQYQIEVIDELRAAVANGSKRTLLVAPTGAGKTVIASAIIAGAVAKGKRVLMVAHRRELIDQACRKLDDAGIKSGTILAGDFRRDDDAPVQVGSIQTIHARAIRGERMILPRADLLIVDEAHRVRTSLYQQLLDAYPHAKVVGLTATPCRSDGRGLGNVFNEMVQCPSVQELIDLGHLVKTIVYAPETPDLKGVKIKRGDYAEDQLAERMDKPKLVGDIVSHWHRLAAGRKTVVFATSIAHSKHIADEFNRAGVAAAHIDGATPNAERSEILAQLSSGQLKVVSNCAVLIEGWDQPHVSCCVLARPTKHMGTYRQMVGRVLRPVPGKDHALVLDHAGNTFEHGRVEDRVEWTLDADQRAENSAHRSRRQEGSRSRLVSCQKCSAVRVAGEPCPQCGWLPKRRGEAVDVEDGELARVDKKGKVHPRDWSAFEKDRFLAELIWLANEHGYNPIWPRCQFKNRIGHWPNNNPMPVEPRAETRAWIRSRIIAWAKSKGRAA encoded by the coding sequence ATGACGATCAACCTTCGCCAGTATCAGATTGAAGTCATCGACGAACTGCGAGCGGCAGTAGCGAATGGATCGAAACGCACCCTTCTCGTCGCGCCGACCGGTGCCGGAAAAACCGTCATTGCATCGGCCATAATTGCCGGGGCCGTTGCGAAAGGCAAACGTGTCCTGATGGTGGCGCACCGTCGCGAGCTTATCGACCAAGCTTGCCGAAAGCTCGACGACGCCGGAATCAAATCGGGCACCATCCTTGCCGGTGATTTTCGCCGCGATGACGATGCGCCGGTCCAGGTCGGCAGCATCCAGACCATTCATGCCCGCGCCATCCGAGGCGAGCGCATGATCCTTCCGAGAGCCGATCTGCTCATCGTTGATGAAGCACACCGAGTTCGCACGTCGTTGTATCAGCAACTGCTCGACGCCTATCCCCATGCCAAAGTTGTCGGATTGACAGCGACGCCGTGTCGGTCTGACGGGCGAGGTTTGGGTAACGTGTTCAACGAGATGGTTCAGTGCCCGTCCGTTCAGGAGTTGATCGACCTCGGGCATCTTGTGAAAACCATCGTCTATGCGCCTGAGACGCCAGACCTCAAGGGCGTCAAGATCAAGCGCGGCGACTATGCGGAAGATCAGCTTGCCGAGCGCATGGACAAACCGAAGCTCGTCGGGGATATCGTCTCGCATTGGCATCGACTGGCGGCTGGGCGGAAGACGGTTGTCTTCGCGACGTCGATCGCGCACTCCAAGCACATCGCGGACGAGTTCAACAGGGCGGGCGTGGCTGCTGCCCACATTGATGGAGCTACGCCGAATGCAGAGCGCTCGGAGATTCTCGCCCAGTTATCCAGTGGTCAATTGAAGGTCGTCTCGAATTGCGCTGTTTTGATCGAAGGATGGGATCAGCCGCACGTTTCCTGCTGCGTCTTGGCCCGGCCGACGAAGCACATGGGTACCTACCGGCAGATGGTCGGCAGAGTCCTTCGCCCAGTCCCCGGCAAGGACCATGCGCTTGTCCTGGATCATGCCGGAAACACGTTTGAGCATGGTCGCGTCGAGGACCGCGTCGAGTGGACGCTCGATGCGGATCAGCGGGCGGAGAACTCTGCGCACAGAAGCAGACGGCAGGAGGGCTCGCGATCGAGGCTCGTAAGCTGCCAAAAGTGTAGCGCAGTCAGAGTGGCTGGCGAGCCCTGCCCGCAATGCGGCTGGCTTCCTAAGAGGCGGGGCGAAGCGGTCGATGTCGAAGATGGCGAGTTGGCACGCGTCGACAAGAAGGGCAAGGTCCATCCGCGCGATTGGTCGGCCTTCGAAAAGGACCGCTTCCTCGCGGAGCTGATCTGGCTCGCGAACGAGCACGGCTACAACCCCATCTGGCCGAGGTGCCAGTTTAAAAACCGTATCGGCCATTGGCCCAACAATAATCCTATGCCGGTCGAGCCGAGAGCCGAGACGAGAGCCTGGATCAGGTCACGCATTATCGCTTGGGCCAAATCGAAAGGCAGGGCGGCGTGA
- a CDS encoding resolvase, which produces MEDRDLVERYLGQVVIRNGTLDVAINTTDGASTAEIITIPWAPPPPTTRKRDLLVPQGSDAAAQQPMKIENRTRLLKAIHKAIVWLDELIGGKVADTGTLALREGCSERTVRHTLSLAFLASDIVAAAIEGRLPRGLGLTRLTELPLDWAEQRRLLGIA; this is translated from the coding sequence ATGGAAGACCGGGATCTGGTCGAAAGGTACTTGGGCCAAGTCGTGATCCGTAACGGAACCCTCGATGTCGCGATCAATACGACCGATGGAGCCAGCACGGCCGAGATTATTACCATCCCCTGGGCACCACCCCCTCCGACGACCCGCAAACGCGACTTGCTGGTGCCGCAGGGAAGTGATGCCGCGGCCCAACAGCCCATGAAGATTGAGAATCGTACTCGCCTGTTGAAGGCAATTCACAAAGCGATTGTCTGGCTCGACGAGCTGATTGGTGGCAAAGTGGCGGACACAGGAACTCTAGCCCTGAGGGAGGGCTGCAGCGAAAGAACTGTCAGGCACACCCTATCTCTCGCCTTTCTGGCGTCGGACATCGTCGCTGCAGCGATCGAGGGACGTCTGCCACGCGGTCTCGGCCTTACCCGCCTGACGGAGCTTCCTTTGGACTGGGCTGAGCAACGACGCCTTCTCGGAATCGCCTGA
- a CDS encoding recombinase family protein — MTKPSERVAARCAIYTRVSSDQGLEQDFNSLDAQREACSAYIKSQASEGWKALSRTYDDGGYSGGSLERPAVQQLLDDIRARRIDIVVVYKVDRLTRALADFAKLVELFDGHGVSFVSVTQSFNTTTSMGRLTLNVLLSFAQFEREVTGERIRDKIAASKKKGLWVGGVVPLGYRVENKHLIVDDGEAATVKLIFARYLELGSLPALQKDLREKGIITRVRTLSSGRTVGGGPLTNGPLNHILRNRVYLGEINHQGQSYKGEHQPIIDPVLFDTVQARLSHNLQVRREDRLASEALLTGKFFDDRNNRMSPTYAIKRESAIAIMCRLPSSRVKGDRLDRFRVFRQTKSRKQFSPPSETKCPARVEWKTGIWSKGTWAKS, encoded by the coding sequence ATGACCAAGCCATCTGAACGCGTTGCCGCGCGCTGTGCGATCTATACGCGCGTCTCGAGCGACCAGGGATTGGAGCAAGACTTCAACTCTCTCGATGCACAAAGAGAGGCCTGTTCGGCCTACATAAAAAGCCAAGCTTCGGAAGGCTGGAAGGCCCTCTCAAGAACTTATGATGATGGAGGATACTCGGGTGGTTCGCTGGAGCGGCCTGCTGTGCAGCAGTTACTCGACGACATCCGGGCCAGAAGGATCGATATCGTCGTTGTCTATAAAGTGGATCGGCTGACCCGTGCGCTGGCCGACTTTGCAAAGCTCGTGGAATTGTTCGACGGCCATGGGGTCTCTTTCGTATCGGTGACCCAGTCCTTCAACACGACCACATCAATGGGACGCCTCACCCTCAATGTCCTTCTCTCCTTCGCGCAGTTCGAGCGGGAGGTTACGGGCGAAAGAATCCGTGACAAGATAGCCGCCTCAAAGAAAAAGGGCCTGTGGGTGGGAGGGGTCGTCCCGCTTGGTTACCGGGTCGAGAACAAGCACCTGATTGTAGATGATGGAGAGGCGGCGACCGTCAAGCTGATCTTCGCTCGCTATCTGGAGCTTGGCTCGCTCCCCGCCCTGCAAAAGGATTTGCGCGAGAAGGGTATTATTACCAGAGTGAGAACCTTGTCGTCCGGGCGCACCGTGGGAGGCGGTCCTCTGACCAATGGCCCCCTCAATCACATCCTGCGTAACCGGGTCTATCTCGGCGAGATCAATCACCAGGGGCAGAGTTACAAGGGAGAGCACCAGCCTATTATTGACCCTGTTCTCTTCGATACGGTTCAGGCCCGGCTTTCGCACAATCTACAGGTCCGCCGGGAAGATCGTCTCGCCTCGGAGGCACTTCTGACCGGAAAGTTCTTCGATGACCGGAATAATCGGATGTCACCGACCTATGCGATCAAAAGGGAGTCCGCTATCGCTATTATGTGTCGACTGCCCTCGTCCAGGGTCAAAGGGGACAGGCTGGATCGGTTCCGCGTCTTCCGGCAAACGAAATCGAGAAAGCAGTTCTCACCGCCCTCAGAGACAAAGTGTCCGGCGAGGGTGGAATGGAAGACCGGGATCTGGTCGAAAGGTACTTGGGCCAAGTCGTGA
- a CDS encoding DUF3489 domain-containing protein yields MPKFTRHQSKTKSLSRKSGGPSLTKTDGLLKLLARPGGATIDELAKAAGWQLHSVRGFLAGHVRKKLGLSLSSEKAPGSDRRYSIK; encoded by the coding sequence ATGCCCAAGTTCACGCGCCATCAATCCAAAACCAAGTCCCTAAGCCGCAAATCTGGGGGACCCTCTCTCACCAAGACTGACGGCCTCCTAAAGCTGCTGGCCCGCCCCGGAGGGGCAACCATCGATGAACTTGCCAAAGCTGCGGGCTGGCAACTCCATTCGGTCCGAGGTTTTCTGGCCGGCCACGTCCGCAAAAAGCTCGGACTGTCTCTGTCGTCAGAGAAGGCCCCAGGCTCAGACCGCCGTTACTCGATCAAGTAG
- a CDS encoding Rap1a/Tai family immunity protein, with translation MWNADKLYAECSRSSARCASYLAAVVDTANEAAVIATEKLVICLPPRAKVGRLGKVVLKELEARPQARTGSAASVALRALKRKWPCPKQF, from the coding sequence ATGTGGAACGCGGACAAGCTCTACGCCGAATGCAGTCGGTCGAGCGCTCGCTGTGCATCGTATCTTGCCGCAGTTGTTGATACAGCAAATGAGGCTGCGGTGATTGCCACGGAAAAGTTGGTGATCTGCCTCCCTCCAAGAGCGAAGGTGGGAAGGCTTGGGAAGGTTGTTCTGAAGGAATTGGAGGCGCGACCACAGGCTCGCACAGGCTCGGCTGCTTCCGTTGCTTTGAGGGCTCTGAAGAGGAAATGGCCCTGCCCCAAACAGTTTTGA
- the groL gene encoding chaperonin GroEL (60 kDa chaperone family; promotes refolding of misfolded polypeptides especially under stressful conditions; forms two stacked rings of heptamers to form a barrel-shaped 14mer; ends can be capped by GroES; misfolded proteins enter the barrel where they are refolded when GroES binds), which yields MAAKEVKFHSDARERMLRGVDILANAVKVTLGPKGRNVVIDKSFGAPRVTKDGVTVAKEIELEDKFENMGAQMVREVASKTSDTAGDGTTTATVLAQAIVKEGAKAVASGMNPMDLKRGIDKAVDAVVAELKANARKVTKNDEIAQVGTISANGDAEIGRFLAEAMQKVGNEGVITVEEAKTAVTELEVVEGMQFDRGYVSPYFITNPDKMRVELEDPYLLIHEKKLGSLQPMLPLLEAVVQSGKPLLVIAEDIEGEALAALVVNKLRGGLKVAAVKAPGFGDRRKAMLEDIAILTGGTAISEDLGIKLENVTIDMLGRAKTVTIEKENTTIVDGAGAKRDIDARVNQIKAQIEETTSDYDREKLQERLAKLAGGVAVIRVGGSTEVEVKERKDRVDDAMHATRAAVEEGVLPGGGVALLRAAKALDKVTTDNADQKYGVEVVRRAIEAPARLIAENAGAEGSIIIGKLRENSALGFGWNAQTGEFGDLYAQGVIDPVKVVRTALQDAASVAGLLVTTEAMIAEKPKKETAPAMQPGGGMDY from the coding sequence ATGGCTGCCAAGGAAGTCAAATTTCATAGCGATGCGCGCGAGCGGATGCTGCGCGGCGTCGACATTCTCGCCAACGCCGTGAAGGTAACCCTAGGTCCCAAGGGCCGCAATGTCGTCATCGATAAATCTTTCGGCGCGCCGCGCGTCACCAAGGACGGTGTGACGGTGGCGAAGGAAATCGAACTCGAAGACAAGTTCGAGAATATGGGCGCCCAGATGGTGCGAGAAGTCGCATCGAAAACCAGTGACACCGCCGGCGACGGCACCACGACGGCAACGGTGCTCGCCCAGGCGATCGTCAAGGAGGGTGCCAAGGCCGTGGCCTCAGGCATGAACCCAATGGATTTGAAGCGTGGCATCGACAAGGCCGTCGACGCCGTCGTGGCGGAGCTCAAGGCCAATGCTCGCAAGGTGACTAAGAACGACGAGATCGCCCAGGTCGGTACAATTTCGGCCAATGGCGATGCCGAAATCGGACGATTTCTTGCCGAGGCGATGCAGAAGGTCGGCAATGAGGGCGTGATCACGGTCGAGGAAGCCAAGACCGCGGTAACCGAGCTGGAAGTCGTGGAAGGCATGCAGTTCGACCGCGGCTATGTCTCGCCCTACTTCATCACCAATCCGGACAAGATGCGGGTTGAATTGGAGGACCCTTATCTCCTGATTCACGAGAAAAAGCTCGGCAGTCTCCAGCCCATGCTCCCGCTGCTGGAAGCTGTCGTGCAGTCGGGCAAGCCACTGCTCGTCATCGCGGAAGACATCGAAGGCGAAGCTCTGGCGGCACTCGTGGTCAACAAGCTGCGTGGCGGCCTCAAGGTGGCCGCGGTCAAGGCGCCGGGCTTCGGCGATCGCCGCAAGGCCATGCTCGAGGATATTGCCATCCTCACAGGTGGAACCGCCATCTCCGAGGATCTCGGCATCAAGCTCGAGAATGTCACAATCGACATGCTCGGGCGGGCCAAGACGGTGACCATAGAGAAGGAGAACACGACCATCGTCGATGGCGCGGGTGCAAAACGCGATATTGACGCCCGCGTCAATCAGATCAAGGCGCAGATCGAGGAAACGACTTCGGACTACGACCGCGAGAAGCTGCAGGAACGGCTGGCGAAGCTTGCCGGAGGTGTGGCGGTGATCCGTGTCGGCGGCTCGACCGAGGTCGAGGTCAAGGAGCGAAAGGACCGTGTTGACGACGCGATGCACGCCACGCGCGCGGCTGTTGAAGAGGGCGTTCTGCCTGGTGGAGGCGTGGCGCTGCTACGTGCTGCCAAGGCCCTTGATAAGGTTACGACTGATAACGCTGACCAGAAGTATGGAGTCGAGGTCGTTCGCCGCGCCATTGAGGCGCCGGCGCGCCTGATTGCGGAGAATGCCGGGGCCGAGGGCTCCATCATTATCGGAAAGCTCCGTGAAAATAGCGCTTTAGGCTTCGGCTGGAACGCACAAACTGGGGAATTCGGCGATCTCTATGCGCAAGGGGTCATCGATCCGGTGAAAGTGGTGCGCACCGCCCTGCAGGACGCTGCCTCGGTTGCGGGGTTGCTCGTGACCACCGAAGCGATGATCGCCGAGAAGCCGAAAAAGGAAACGGCACCGGCGATGCAGCCTGGCGGCGGCATGGACTACTAA
- a CDS encoding co-chaperone GroES, whose product MTFRPLHDRILVRRIDADEKTAGGIIIPDTAKEKPQEGEVLAVGPGGRDDKGALQPLDVKKGDRILFGKWSGTEIKLDGEELLILKESDVMGVIEEKAPVKRAA is encoded by the coding sequence ATGACGTTCCGTCCATTGCATGACCGTATCCTGGTCCGCCGCATCGACGCCGATGAGAAAACGGCAGGCGGCATCATCATCCCGGACACCGCAAAAGAGAAGCCGCAGGAAGGCGAGGTCCTGGCCGTCGGCCCCGGTGGGCGCGACGACAAGGGCGCGCTTCAGCCGCTCGATGTCAAGAAGGGGGACCGCATCCTTTTCGGCAAATGGTCCGGCACTGAGATCAAGCTCGATGGCGAAGAGCTGCTCATCCTGAAGGAGAGCGACGTCATGGGTGTGATCGAGGAGAAGGCCCCCGTAAAGCGTGCGGCCTGA